CCTAAATCATATTATAAATATATATATTAATTAAAATAAAAATAAGTGAGTTACATTCCAAATTTTAGGATAAAAACTAAATAGAATGAGCCGAGCAAATCTCGCTGTGTTTAAGTGAAGCAAGTTTAGCGAATTTCTTAGAAACACTTAGTGATTTATTACTTAGAGTTTCTTAGATGCGAATTCTTAATTTTTATCTGTTAAGAAATTTGGCTAGTAACGAACTATTTTTATGAAAATTTAGTTTTAAAAAAAACTGGCATATCTAATTTAATTTCTAAATTATATAAATCTATTTTTAAATAGTAAGAGAATAGATACATTATATCTTCTTTTTCATTTTTCCCATATTTTGTATCTCCTACAATATTATTTCCTAAATGATCTAGTTGTGCTCTTAGTTGATGTGTTCTACCTGTTTTAAGTTCTGCCTCTAATAAAGTATATTTATCATATTCTTTTATTTTCTTAAAATATGTAATAGACTTTTTATATCCCTCTTTTTCAATATCTGATACTATAACCCTTTCTTCATCTTTTTTCAAGTAGTTTTCTAAAATAAAATTATCTTTTTCTATTTTTCCATTTACTAAGATATAATATTTTTTTACTATATTACCAGTTTGAATTTCTTTTGCTATCTCTCTAGCTGTTTTTATATTTTTAGCTCCAATAACTAAACCAGATGTTAATTTGTCTATACGATTTACAAAATTTATATTATTATTTGAATAATAACTTCTAAATTCTTCAAGTAAAGAAATATCATGTCCACTACCTTTATGAACAACATCTCCCAATGGTTTATTAATAACAAATAAATTATCATTTTCAAAAACTATCATCTGTTTTAATTTTTCTTTTCTTATTTGACTAATTTCAATAAATTTTTCTTCATTTTGCTCTTTAAAAGTCTCAGGTAAAAATATAAAAATAATATCTCCCAAAACTAATCTATAATCTTGAGAGATTTTTTTATTATTAACTTTTATTTTACCTTTTCTAAGCATTTTATATATTTCAGAAAGATTTATATTTTTTAAGTGCTTTCTTAAAAATCTATCCACTCTAACACTTTCATAATCTTCATCTATTATATATTCTATCATTATTTATTTCCTCTATGAATTTTTACACTTTGAACAACTCCAAGTATTAGAAATGAAAAAACCAAAGAACTTCCTCCATAACTCATTAAAAGTAAAGGTAGACCTGTAACTGGCATAATACCCATTATCATTCCCATATTTACAAATATATGAAAAAAGAAAATAGTTGCTATCCCATAACATATATATCTACCAAACTTATCTTCTGTTGTATCAGCAATATAAAGAATTTGGATTAAAAGAGCAATATAGATAAGAAGCAACATACTTCCCCCTAAAAATCCTCTTTCTTCAAGAAAAACAGAACCTATAAAATCCGTATGAGATTCAGGAAGATATTTTAATTTTCCCTGTGTATTATTTAAAAAACCTTTGCCAAATATTTTCCCTGAACCAATAGCAATTTTTGATTGAGTTATATTCCAACCAGTTCCTAAAGCATCAAGTTCTGGATTTAAAAAAGTGTCTATTCTATCTTTTTGATAACCTTTTAATAAAAACTTATATGAAATAGGTATTAAAGCAGCTATTGTAAAAAAAACTGTTGCTATACATTTCCATTCAAGTTTATTCAAAAAAAGTAGCATTCCATAGATTAAAATAATAACTAAGGAAGTCCCTAAATCTGGCTCAATAGCAATCAGAAAAAATACAGGAAATATATGTAAAAAACTCATAAACATAGCTTTAAAACCAGTATACTTATCTGAATAGTCATTAATAAGATATGCAGAAAAAGTAAAAATTAAAAGTAATTTAGAAAATTCAGAAGGTTGTAATGCTAATGGCCCTAAATCTATCCATCTTTTTGCCCCTAATCTTGATGTCCCAATTACCAATACAGACAGTAACATAAGTATATTAAAAATATAAATTGCTGTTGAGTATTTATAGTATTTTCTATAATCAACTAAGGATACTCCAACAAATACAAAAACACTAATAACAAACCAAATTATTTCCTTTATAAAAAAAGGTTCACTTTTAGTTACTGTTGCACTATATATAGTGGATAAACTTATAACAAAGAGTAACAATATATTGACAATAAAAAATACACTAAATTTTGATATTTTTTTTAAGTATGTATTATTTTGCATAATTCTTTAAATCTCCATTTATTTTCCAGTATGTCCAAAACCACCTTCACCACGTTCTGTACTATCCAGTTCTTGTACTTCAACAAACTCAATTTGTTCTATTTTATTCAATACAAATTGACCTATTCTTTCATTTGGCTCAATGGTGTATGCTTCATTACTCAAATTAACCACTATAACTTTTAATTCTCCTCTATAATCACTATCAACAGTTCCTGGTGTATTAAGCATAGTTATTCCATGTTTAATTGCCAGCCCACTTCTAGGTCTAACTTGAATTTCATATCCTTCTGGGATTGCAACTTTTAATCCAGTAGGAATTAAAATTCTTTCCAAAGATTTTAATATTATAGGCTCTTCTATATTTGCCCTAACATCCATTCCAGCAGAACCTTCTGTTTCATATTTTGGTAGTTCCACACCTTTTTCTCTAACAACTTTTACTTGTACTTTTTTCATTTTAAATATCTCCTACTATTGTTTGTGAATAAAATTGTTCATCAAATAAAAAATCGGCAGCTTTTTTAATATCTTTTAAAGTAACTTTTTCTATATCTTCTCTTACTTTATCAAGACTAATAATCTTTCCATAAGTAATATATGTAGAAGCTAATCTATTCATTCTTGAACTTGTGCTTTCTAAACTAAATGTAAAGACACTTTCATATTTATTCTTAGCTTTTCTCAACTCTCTTTCTGATATACCATTTTCTTTAATATTTTTAAATTCTTCTTTTATAAGTTTTATAACTTCTTTATAATCTTCCTTTGTAGTTCCAACATATACAGAAAGTAGTCCACAATTTTCAAATCTTGTAAGATAAGTATAGACTGAATAAGCCAACCCTCTTTCTTCTCTTATCTTTTGAAATAGTCTTGAACTCATTCCTTCACCTAAAACATTTGAAATTATTGCAGCTGGGTATCTTAAATCAGATTTTGAAGAAACTCCTCTTGTAGTAAAACAAAGATGTATTTGATTTGAAGGTTTCTTTACAATTTTTTTACCTTTCTTTATTTCATAAGATAAATCTAATATTTCTTCTTTTTTAGTTTTTCTAAAATTTTTCATTTTTTTATTTAGTTCTTTATATAGATATTTCTCATCTATATTTCCAGAAGCAACTATAACTAAATTTTCAGCTACATAATGTTTTTCTAAATAGTTTAAAATAGCTTTTCTATCTATCTTTTTTAAACTTGCAACTGTTCCAGAAATAGAATTTGAATGTATACCTCTTAAAGCATATTCAACATTTTTTTCATGCACTATTTCTTCTGGTATGTCCTCATACATTTTTATTTCTTCTATAATTACATTTCTTTCTTTTTCTATACTTTCTTCATCAAAATTTGAATTAAGTAACATATCAGTAAGAACATCAATAGCTATATCAATTTTTGAAGATAAAAGTTTTATATAGTAACAAGTCATCTCTCTTGAAGTAAAAGCATTTAAGATACCTCCTTCAAAATCAACAAACTCTGAAATTTCTTTTGCAGTTCTATTTTTTGTTCCTTTAAACATTAAATGTTCTATAAAATGTGAAATTCCACATTCTTTCTTAGTTTCATTCATAGCACCTGTCTTAACAAAAAATCCCATACTAAATGTACTTATATCAGGTAAATTTTCTGTTATCAATGTTATTCCATTGTCTAGTTTTTTTAACTTAACATTTTCCACAATTTTTACTCCTTAATTTGTTTAATATTCTGCTCTATTCATAAAATATATACCTATTATTAAATATAAAATATTTGGTATCCAACTTGCTATAAATGGATTTAATATTCCATTTAAACTCATAGCTTCAAATGCACCTGAAACTAAATAATAGCCATATCCTGCAATAACACAAATAACTAAATTCATTGTTGTTCTTCCACCTCTAACATATTTACTACTCACTGAAAGTCCAATAAATGCAACTATAAAACTAGCAAAGGGAAAAGAATATTTTTTTGCCAGTTCTGAAAGATATATTCTTGTATCTTCTCCTATACTTTTTTGTTCTTTTATAGTTTTTTTCAACTCTTTAATTGTCAACATCCTAGGGTCCTCTGCTGAGGCTCTTATAAAACTACTTGGATCATCTTTATATAAGTCAGATTTATATTCAGTTTTAGTAATTGTTTCCTTAGTGTCTACATTATAAATATTCACATTAGAAAATATCCATTTATTTTCTTCTGTATCAAATTTAGCACTTTTAGCAGTAATTATCTCTTTTGGTTTAGAAATTTCAGTTTCAAACTTAACAACTTCAATATTTTCTGCAACACCAGTTTCTCTATTTATTTCTCCCATCAAATATAAATAACCATCTGCATTATTTATAAAAAAGGCATTTTCTTTTGTTGTAGGTAGTTTTAAAGATTCATCAACTTCACCTCTTCTATAAAAATTTATTTTAGCAAGTGATTTTGTATAGATAGAATTATTTATAAAAAATACAATTAATGAAATTACAAAAGCTATAATAAGTGGTGCTCTAACTATCCTTAAAAATCTTATTCCTGATGTTTTTAATGAAACAATTTCTAAGTTACTTGCCATTATACTTATAGTTATAAGCCCTGCCAATAAAACAGAAAGAGGAGCAGTTTCAACAAACATTTTAGGTAATAGATTTAGTATATAATCTAAAATTTCGCCACCTACAAGTTTACCTTGATTAATATATTTAATTATTTTAAATGTTTGTGCAAGTAAAAATACTCCCATAAAACCAATTATATTCATTAAAAAGAATTTTATAAAATATTTACTTACATATATATCCATTTTTTTTATCATTATATTCCTCTCACCTCTTTTGCTTTATACAATTTATATCCTAATAAATATAAAAGTACATTTGGTGTCCAAGTTGCAATAAATGGATTTAATTTTCCAGCTGTTGCCATAACGATTCCAACATTTAAAAATATAATATAAGCAAATACTATAATCATTGCTAAGATAAATGAATATTTTTTAGATATTCTATGATGTCCCAAAGAAAGACAAAAGCCTATAACTGCAAGAGGGACAGTTGAAAAAACTAAAGCTAATTTTCTAAAAATTTCTATTTTATATTTTATAACCTCTGTGGCTTCAACCTTTTTCAAACCTCTAATAAGTTCAGTTATACTAAGTGCTTCAACATCTTTTATTTTTATACTTAATTCTTGAAAATTTGGTTTTAAAACTATTCTATTTTCATCAAAAGTCCCTATTAAATTTTTCTTCCCTGTCTCATCAAAACTGACAAACTGAGATTCTTTTACAATAATGGCACTATCTTTCCAAAATGCTTCTTCCCCCGTTAAAACCAAAGGAAATTTGCTTTTATCTTTGGACTTTTCAAAACCAATAATATTCTTTGCCTTGCCATCAGAATCAACTTTGTCAACATAGATACTATACCCATCTAAATTATCTACAAAAGTTTTTTCTTTTAGTTGAAAAACTGGATTTTCATAAGCTATTTTAGTACCAACATATTTTAATTTTATAAAAGAGCGTGGTATTATACTTTCTTGTAAGAAAATGATAAAAATAGCTGCTCCTATTGCAATAGCAAGTATAGGTTTTAAAATATCTCTAATAGACATTCCTGCTGATACCATGGCTACTGATTCACTATTTCTACTAAATTTTGTAAAACATATCATTATGCCTAAAAACAT
This Fusobacterium animalis 7_1 DNA region includes the following protein-coding sequences:
- a CDS encoding RluA family pseudouridine synthase, whose amino-acid sequence is MIEYIIDEDYESVRVDRFLRKHLKNINLSEIYKMLRKGKIKVNNKKISQDYRLVLGDIIFIFLPETFKEQNEEKFIEISQIRKEKLKQMIVFENDNLFVINKPLGDVVHKGSGHDISLLEEFRSYYSNNNINFVNRIDKLTSGLVIGAKNIKTAREIAKEIQTGNIVKKYYILVNGKIEKDNFILENYLKKDEERVIVSDIEKEGYKKSITYFKKIKEYDKYTLLEAELKTGRTHQLRAQLDHLGNNIVGDTKYGKNEKEDIMYLFSYYLKIDLYNLEIKLDMPVFFKTKFS
- the rodA gene encoding rod shape-determining protein RodA; this translates as MQNNTYLKKISKFSVFFIVNILLLFVISLSTIYSATVTKSEPFFIKEIIWFVISVFVFVGVSLVDYRKYYKYSTAIYIFNILMLLSVLVIGTSRLGAKRWIDLGPLALQPSEFSKLLLIFTFSAYLINDYSDKYTGFKAMFMSFLHIFPVFFLIAIEPDLGTSLVIILIYGMLLFLNKLEWKCIATVFFTIAALIPISYKFLLKGYQKDRIDTFLNPELDALGTGWNITQSKIAIGSGKIFGKGFLNNTQGKLKYLPESHTDFIGSVFLEERGFLGGSMLLLIYIALLIQILYIADTTEDKFGRYICYGIATIFFFHIFVNMGMIMGIMPVTGLPLLLMSYGGSSLVFSFLILGVVQSVKIHRGNK
- the dut gene encoding dUTP diphosphatase, producing the protein MKKVQVKVVREKGVELPKYETEGSAGMDVRANIEEPIILKSLERILIPTGLKVAIPEGYEIQVRPRSGLAIKHGITMLNTPGTVDSDYRGELKVIVVNLSNEAYTIEPNERIGQFVLNKIEQIEFVEVQELDSTERGEGGFGHTGK
- a CDS encoding M16 family metallopeptidase encodes the protein MENVKLKKLDNGITLITENLPDISTFSMGFFVKTGAMNETKKECGISHFIEHLMFKGTKNRTAKEISEFVDFEGGILNAFTSREMTCYYIKLLSSKIDIAIDVLTDMLLNSNFDEESIEKERNVIIEEIKMYEDIPEEIVHEKNVEYALRGIHSNSISGTVASLKKIDRKAILNYLEKHYVAENLVIVASGNIDEKYLYKELNKKMKNFRKTKKEEILDLSYEIKKGKKIVKKPSNQIHLCFTTRGVSSKSDLRYPAAIISNVLGEGMSSRLFQKIREERGLAYSVYTYLTRFENCGLLSVYVGTTKEDYKEVIKLIKEEFKNIKENGISERELRKAKNKYESVFTFSLESTSSRMNRLASTYITYGKIISLDKVREDIEKVTLKDIKKAADFLFDEQFYSQTIVGDI
- a CDS encoding LptF/LptG family permease, whose amino-acid sequence is MIKKMDIYVSKYFIKFFLMNIIGFMGVFLLAQTFKIIKYINQGKLVGGEILDYILNLLPKMFVETAPLSVLLAGLITISIMASNLEIVSLKTSGIRFLRIVRAPLIIAFVISLIVFFINNSIYTKSLAKINFYRRGEVDESLKLPTTKENAFFINNADGYLYLMGEINRETGVAENIEVVKFETEISKPKEIITAKSAKFDTEENKWIFSNVNIYNVDTKETITKTEYKSDLYKDDPSSFIRASAEDPRMLTIKELKKTIKEQKSIGEDTRIYLSELAKKYSFPFASFIVAFIGLSVSSKYVRGGRTTMNLVICVIAGYGYYLVSGAFEAMSLNGILNPFIASWIPNILYLIIGIYFMNRAEY
- a CDS encoding LptF/LptG family permease, whose amino-acid sequence is MKIINKYILDELKGPIILAVFVFTFIFLLDIVVAMMEHIIVKGISVFDVLRLLSFYIPPILTQTIPIGMFLGIMICFTKFSRNSESVAMVSAGMSIRDILKPILAIAIGAAIFIIFLQESIIPRSFIKLKYVGTKIAYENPVFQLKEKTFVDNLDGYSIYVDKVDSDGKAKNIIGFEKSKDKSKFPLVLTGEEAFWKDSAIIVKESQFVSFDETGKKNLIGTFDENRIVLKPNFQELSIKIKDVEALSITELIRGLKKVEATEVIKYKIEIFRKLALVFSTVPLAVIGFCLSLGHHRISKKYSFILAMIIVFAYIIFLNVGIVMATAGKLNPFIATWTPNVLLYLLGYKLYKAKEVRGI